From Aliarcobacter butzleri, the proteins below share one genomic window:
- the mog gene encoding molybdopterin adenylyltransferase has product MSEKIAKIGIVTTSDRASAGIYEDLSGRAIIDTLNDYLLSSWEPIYRCIEDDKTTIENTLKELVDDEKCCLVVTTGGTGPALRDVTPEATEAVCDRMMPGFGELMRSVSLQYVPTAILSRQTAGLRKNSLIVNLPGKPKSIRECLDAVFPAIPYCIDLMEGPYLETKEEVIKAFRPKK; this is encoded by the coding sequence ATGAGTGAAAAAATAGCAAAAATTGGAATTGTAACAACAAGTGATAGAGCAAGTGCTGGAATATATGAAGATTTATCTGGACGTGCAATAATAGACACTTTAAATGATTATTTACTTTCATCTTGGGAACCAATTTATAGATGTATTGAAGATGATAAAACTACAATTGAAAATACTTTAAAAGAGTTAGTTGATGATGAAAAATGTTGTTTAGTTGTAACAACAGGAGGAACTGGTCCTGCATTAAGAGATGTAACTCCAGAAGCTACTGAAGCCGTGTGTGATAGAATGATGCCAGGTTTTGGAGAATTAATGAGAAGTGTTAGTTTACAATACGTTCCAACAGCAATTTTATCTCGCCAAACAGCAGGGCTTAGAAAAAACTCTTTAATAGTAAATCTTCCTGGTAAACCAAAATCTATAAGAGAGTGTTTAGATGCAGTTTTCCCTGCGATTCCTTATTGTATAGATTTGATGGAAGGTCCTTATTTAGAAACAAAAGAAGAAGTTATAAAAGCTTTTAGACCAAAAAAATAA
- the ribB gene encoding 3,4-dihydroxy-2-butanone-4-phosphate synthase, with protein sequence MNQQKNIENAIKALQNGTGIIITDDKNRENEADIIFHANTITEKQMALLIRECSGIVCLCLTPQKVKKLNLPMMVQSNHSKFQTPFTISIEAKEDISTGVSAKDRVTTIKSALKKDGINHIISPGHIFPLCAKDGGVLERNGHTEASVDMMKLSNLEPNAVLCEITNEDGSMAKGEEIINFAKKYSMPIISIEEIIKYRQNSEK encoded by the coding sequence ATGAATCAACAAAAAAATATTGAAAATGCTATAAAAGCACTTCAAAATGGAACTGGTATTATCATCACTGATGATAAAAATAGAGAAAACGAAGCTGATATTATCTTTCATGCAAATACAATTACCGAAAAACAAATGGCTCTACTTATAAGAGAATGTAGTGGTATTGTATGTTTATGTTTAACACCACAAAAGGTAAAAAAGTTAAATCTTCCTATGATGGTTCAATCAAATCATTCTAAATTTCAAACACCTTTTACAATTTCAATTGAAGCAAAAGAAGATATATCTACTGGCGTTAGTGCAAAAGATAGAGTTACAACTATAAAATCAGCTTTAAAAAAAGATGGTATAAATCATATAATTTCCCCAGGACATATTTTTCCATTATGTGCAAAAGATGGTGGAGTTTTGGAAAGAAATGGTCATACAGAAGCTAGTGTTGATATGATGAAGTTATCAAACTTAGAACCAAATGCAGTTTTATGTGAAATAACAAATGAAGATGGTTCTATGGCAAAAGGTGAAGAAATAATAAATTTTGCTAAAAAATATTCAATGCCAATTATAAGTATAGAAGAGATTATAAAATATCGACAAAATAGTGAAAAATAA
- a CDS encoding transglutaminase-like domain-containing protein, translated as MKEFLEETQIIDFKNEEVFSLAQELAKDCKSDEEIAKNCFLYVRDNIHHSGDFKDEITTYKASDVLKYETGWCYAKSHLLAALLRANGIPTGFCYQRLSCSEYKKDIYCLHGLNAIYLKEFGWYKVDARGNKKGVNAQFTPPLEQLAFKLEKDEFDLPDIYSKPLDVVIEALKKNKTYDEMIDVFPDVLFLSEK; from the coding sequence ATGAAAGAGTTTTTAGAAGAGACGCAAATAATTGACTTTAAAAATGAAGAGGTTTTTAGTCTCGCACAAGAGTTGGCAAAAGATTGTAAAAGTGATGAAGAAATAGCAAAAAACTGTTTTTTGTATGTAAGAGATAATATCCATCATAGTGGTGATTTTAAAGATGAAATTACAACTTATAAAGCAAGTGATGTTTTAAAATACGAAACTGGTTGGTGTTATGCAAAATCTCATCTTTTGGCTGCACTTTTAAGAGCAAATGGTATTCCTACGGGATTTTGTTATCAAAGATTATCTTGTAGTGAATATAAAAAAGATATTTATTGTTTACATGGATTAAATGCGATTTATTTAAAAGAGTTTGGTTGGTATAAAGTTGATGCAAGAGGAAATAAAAAAGGTGTAAATGCACAGTTTACTCCACCTTTGGAACAACTTGCTTTTAAACTAGAAAAAGATGAGTTTGATTTACCAGATATTTATTCTAAACCTTTAGATGTTGTAATTGAAGCTTTGAAAAAAAATAAAACTTATGATGAAATGATAGATGTTTTTCCTGATGTTCTATTTTTATCAGAAAAATAA